The proteins below come from a single Drosophila miranda strain MSH22 chromosome Y unlocalized genomic scaffold, D.miranda_PacBio2.1 Contig_Y1_pilon, whole genome shotgun sequence genomic window:
- the LOC117189520 gene encoding LOW QUALITY PROTEIN: E3 ubiquitin-protein ligase SH3RF1-like (The sequence of the model RefSeq protein was modified relative to this genomic sequence to represent the inferred CDS: inserted 1 base in 1 codon) translates to MDEHTLNDLLECSVCLDRLDTTSKVLPCQHTFCRKCLVDIVASQHKLRCPECRVLVSSKIDELPPNVLLMRILEGMKQTAAAVKNDNKSEEIETXPEKPKIQHFTETVAPTSSTQLHQQHQPPHQKQKSQTQVARQKQRRFLLPHAYALFDVVSSEANDLKFKKGDLILLKQRIDNNWFVGQANGEEGTFPINYVKVSVPLPMPQCIAMYDFKMGPNDEEGCLDFKKSTVIQVLRRVDHNWAEGRIGQTIGIFPIAFVELNAVAKKLLDSGVMNQQPCHPLQQQPQRALPPVPIIDPTVVTESSSGSSNITPASSNSSSTSSSNNCSPNHQSSLPNTPQHVMPSGSGSGSVRFRDKGAKEKRHSLNALLGGGAPLSLLQTNRHSAEILSLPHGLSRLEVAATPAAAAAAKATPASQSARVLKTNVQQQMPPTMPWGYLALFPYKPLQNDELELKKGCVYIVTERCIDGWFKGKNWLDITGVFPGNYLTPLRTRDQQQLMHQWKYGPQSSDAKQIHPQQQPVTPDVRLNNMLPMQPPDLPPRQLQASTTATATTTSCSAWTKPVEALFSRKSEPKQDISIATSSSSSSGAVGRMRRLTHMKTRSKSPGASLQQTPKEAITTTIESSAKTTVPLLHPVHVRSGSCPSQLQHSQPLNETTTTTTTPPPSAGQQHFQGNQHQLPSASSGSVSYGSQRVKRNKDRPHLLCARQSLDTSTFLIMYNNAASSPPPPASSKAAPIYAGGQQPGSQTQLHANMIIAPSHRMFQQLDAGHVLCPSTEAAIKASATTKSIYCTRESRFRCIVPYPPNSDIELELHVGDIIYVQRKQKNGWYKGTHARTHKTRLFPASFVEPDI, encoded by the exons ATGGATGAGCATACATTGAATGACCTGTTGGAGTGTTCGGTTTGTCTGGACCGTCTCGATACCACATCGAAGGTGTTACCATGTCAGCATACATTCTGCCGCAAATGTCTGGTG GACATTGTGGCCAGCCAACACAAGCTGCGGTGTCCGGAATGCCGCGTCCTGGTCTCGTCCAAAATCGATGAACTGCCACCGAATGTCTTACTGATGAGAATATTAGAAG GCATGAAACAAACAGCGGCTGCTGTTAAAAACGACAATAAAAGCGAAGAGATCGAAA CCCCAGAGAAACCCAAAATCCAACATTTCACGGAGACGGTGGCACCCACAAGCAGTACACAACTGCATCAGCAGCACCAGCCGCCACACCAGAAACAGAAATCGCAGACTCAGGTGGCGCGTCAAAAGCAACGACGGTTTCTGCTCCCGCACGCCTATGCCCTGTTCGATGTTGTCTCCAGCGAAGCCAACGATCTAAAGTTCAAGAAGGGGGACTTAATATTGCTTAAGCAACGCATCGACAACAATTGGTTCGTGGGCCAGGCCAATGGAGAGGAGGGAACCTTCCCCATCAACTATGTCAAAGTGTCCGTCCCCCTGCCCATGCCCCAGTGCATTGCCATGTATGACTTTAAGATGGGACCCAATGATGAAGAAGGCTGCCTCGATTTCAAGAAGAGCACAGTCATCCAAGTGCTACGGCGTGTGGACCACAATTGGGCTGAAGGTCGAATCGGTCAAACAATCGGAATCTTCCCCATAGCATTTGTGGAGCTAAATGCTGTAGCCAAGAAACTCCTGGATAGTGGAGTAATGAATCAACAACCGTGCCATCcgctacagcagcagccacaacgtGCGCTTCCTCCTGTCCCCATAATTGATCCCACAGTGGTCACGGAATCCAGCTCTGGCTCCTCGAACATAACGCCAGCTAGTAGCAATTCCAGTTCTACTTCCAGCTCGAACAACTGTAGTCCCAATCATCAGTCATCGCTGCCAAATACTCCCCAACACGTGATGCCCTCTGGATCCGGATCTGGATCTGTTCGATTTCGGGATAAAGGAGCTAAGGAGAAGCGGCATTCGTTGAATGCCCTTCTAGGAGGAGGAGCACCTCTTAGTCTACTGCAGACCAACCGCCATTCTGCCGAGATTCTGAGCCTGCCCCATGGGCTGAGTCGCCTGGAGGTGGCAGCCACTCCAGccgcagcggcggcggcaaaAGCGACCCCCGCCTCCCAGTCTGCACGTGTGCTGAAGACAAATGTGCAGCAACAAATGCCTCCCACTATGCCCTGGGGATACCTGGCCCTTTTTCCATATAAGCCACTACAAAACGACGAATTGGAATTGAAGAAAGGCTGCGTGTACATTGTGACCGAGCGTTGTATCGATGGCTGGTTCAAGGGAAAAAACTGGCTGGACATCACTGGTGTATTCCCGGGAAACTATTTAACGCCATTGCGTACACGCGACCAGCAGCAGTTGATGCACCAGTGGAAATACGGTCCCCAAAGCTCGGATGCGAAGCAGATCCATCCCCAGCAACAGCCAGTGACGCCAGATGTGCGCCTCAACAACATGCTGCCCATGCAGCCACCGGATTTGCCGCCCCGCCAGCTGCAAGCATCGACAACAGCGACTGCGACGACGACCAGCTGCTCGGCCTGGACAAAGCCAGTGGAGGCCTTGTTTAGTAGAAAGTCCGAGCCTAAACAGGATATCTCCATAGCCACTTCGAGCAGCAGTTCCTCGGGCGCAGTCGGACGTATGCGGCGACTAACGCACATGAAAACACGCTCAAAATCCCCAGGAGCTTCGCTGCAGCAAACTCCGAAAGAAGCGATAACAACAACCATTGAAAGCAGTGCTAAGACAACAGTTCCTCTCTTGCACCCAGTGCATGTTAG ATCCGGATCATGTCCCAGCCAACTCCAGCATAGTCAGCCGCTCAATgaaacgacaacgacaacaacaacacctcCTCCGTCCGCAGGTCAACAGCATTTTCAGGGCAACCAACATCAACTGCCTTCTgccagcagtggcagtgtctCTTATGGTTCGCAACGCGTGAAGAGAAACAAGGATCGGCCACATTTGCTTTG CGCACGACAGTCCTTGGACACATCCACATTCCTCATCATGTATAACAATGCGGCCTCGTCCCCTCCACCGCCTGCATCATCAAAAGCCGCACCAATCTATGCCGGTGGGCAGCAGCCCGGTAGCCAGACGCAGCTGCATGCCAATATGATAATAGCACCGAGTCATCGAATGTTTCAGCAACTAGATGCTGGCCATGTGCTATGCCCCAGCACCGAGGCGGCCATAAAAGCCAGTGCAACAACAAAGTCGATTTATTGCACGAGAGAAAG TCGCTTTCGTTGCATCGTGCCGTATCCGCCGAACAGCGACATCGAGCTGGAGCTGCATGTTGGCGACATCATCTATGTGCAGCGTAAGCAAAAGAACGGCTGGTATAAGGGCACACATGCGCGCACTCACAAAACCAGACTGTTCCCAGCTTCGTTTGTTGAACCGGATATCTAG
- the LOC117189517 gene encoding uncharacterized protein LOC117189517, with amino-acid sequence MAFRIPFGKKHAEIASSFARSGAGFGGAAGLALLYFTDWKLVLQYVPIYGSKYDKAE; translated from the exons ATGGCTTTCCGCATCCCATTTGGCAAGAAACACGCTGAAATCGCGTCGTCCTT CGCTCGCTCTGGAGCTGGATTCGGTGGGGCCGCTGGCCTGGCTCTGCTGTACTTCACCGACTGGAAGCTTGTTCTGCAGTACGTTCCAATCTATGGCTCCAAATACGACAAGGCCGAATAA
- the LOC117189519 gene encoding uncharacterized protein LOC117189519, producing MKVSIFGELNTFELLVLSSLLPGVFVFLWTLITGDIKNFKGSKLSYSEFTAQDPVNCYQNYGEKKDKDS from the exons ATGAAGGTGTCTATATTTGGTGAACTCAACACGTTTGAGTTGCTCGTCCTGAGCAGCTTATTGCCAGGCGTCTTCGTGTTCCTGTGGACATTAATAACCGGGGATATTAAA AACTTTAAGGGAAGCAAGCTGTCCTACTCCGAATTCACCGCGCAGGATCCTGTTAACTGCTACCAGAATTACGGCGAAAAGAAAGATAAGGATTCTTAA